A DNA window from Aminipila luticellarii contains the following coding sequences:
- the recF gene encoding DNA replication/repair protein RecF (All proteins in this family for which functions are known are DNA-binding proteins that assist the filamentation of RecA onto DNA for the initiation of recombination or recombinational repair.), translating into MYITQVELQDFRNYESLNIEFHPNVNLILGKNAQGKTNLVEAIYLSSLGKSFRTSNDFEMIRFGKKFFRIKIEAEKNNEDICVEMAVSKESKAVKLNGHKIKKISELLESIYIVVFSPEDLKIVKEEPEKRRKFIDRELCQIRPVYFNNLSRYKKVLLQRNTMLKENTPKVSLLEVWNQELCEYGSKIIMQRAEFVKKIDKISSEIHKNITNGKEKLRIQYESNVPFMKDLEEQKSLFLEKIHLNIEKDMLKRNTSVGPHRDDLKITINGIDIRKYGSQGQQRTAALSLKLAEIMLIKEETQEDCILLLDDVLSELDEERQNYLINSLSNVQLFITSAEISKKVQSTLPEGKTFYVENGQVKEK; encoded by the coding sequence ATGTACATAACACAAGTGGAGCTGCAGGATTTCAGAAATTATGAATCGCTGAATATAGAATTTCATCCGAATGTTAATTTAATACTGGGCAAAAATGCTCAGGGAAAAACAAATCTTGTAGAAGCCATTTACTTGTCTTCGCTGGGAAAATCTTTTCGTACATCAAATGACTTTGAGATGATTCGGTTCGGAAAGAAATTTTTTAGAATTAAAATTGAAGCAGAAAAAAATAATGAAGATATTTGTGTTGAAATGGCTGTAAGCAAAGAAAGCAAGGCTGTTAAATTAAATGGTCATAAAATAAAAAAAATATCAGAGCTTCTTGAAAGTATTTATATCGTTGTATTTTCTCCTGAGGATTTAAAAATTGTCAAAGAAGAACCTGAAAAAAGACGGAAGTTTATAGATAGAGAGCTTTGTCAGATCAGGCCGGTCTACTTTAATAATTTATCCCGATATAAAAAGGTGTTGCTCCAAAGAAATACCATGCTAAAAGAAAATACTCCCAAAGTTTCTTTACTTGAGGTATGGAATCAGGAATTATGTGAATATGGTTCAAAGATTATCATGCAGCGAGCCGAGTTTGTTAAAAAAATTGATAAAATAAGCAGCGAGATTCACAAAAATATTACGAATGGAAAAGAAAAGCTCCGCATTCAGTATGAATCAAATGTTCCGTTCATGAAAGATTTAGAAGAACAAAAATCTTTGTTTTTAGAAAAAATCCATTTGAATATTGAAAAGGATATGTTAAAAAGAAATACAAGTGTAGGGCCTCACCGTGATGATCTAAAAATAACCATTAATGGAATAGACATTCGAAAGTACGGATCACAGGGTCAGCAGAGGACAGCAGCACTGTCCTTAAAATTAGCAGAAATCATGCTCATCAAAGAAGAAACTCAGGAAGATTGTATATTGTTATTGGACGATGTATTATCAGAATTAGATGAAGAACGGCAGAACTATTTGATTAATTCTCTTTCAAACGTACAGCTTTTTATCACATCAGCAGAGATTTCGAAAAAAGTACAAAGTACACTGCCGGAGGGAAAAACTTTTTATGTAGAAAATGGACAAGTGAAAGAAAAATAA